GATAGACATACAGATGTGTCTTATAATAGAAATGTGTTAGTTCTCATGCAAGAAATAGAGAATTTTGAAGGCATCTTAATTCTAACTACAAATCGTGTTGATATACTTGATAATGCACTTGACAGGCGAATTGCATTTAAGATAGAATTTGATTTACCGGGTATTGCTGAGAGGGAAAAAATCTGGCAAGTCCTGGTACCTGATAAGGTGGTAATTGACACAGGGGTTGATTTCTCTGTTCTTGCTAAACGCTTTCCTTTTGCTGGTGGTAACATAAAGAATGCAGTATTTTGGGCAATTATGAAGGCAGGTGAACGCTCACCTACCTCACCAATACTTAAAATGGAAGACTTACTAAGTGCAGGTGAAAGAGAATATAGTAAGATGAATAAAAATTCAAAAAGCAGGATAGGATTTTGATGTTGACAAAATTGACCCAATTATTATGGGTAAGGAGGGAGTATGAACAAAGATGAATGGGTAGAAGAGGCAATTAAAATTGCCAAAAGGACTCACTTAAAAATATGGGAGATAGAAGACTGTGGCAAAGAGGAGGGCAAACTAATAAGATTTGCTTCTCCTGATGACCATGAAAAAGAAGTTGGTGTCTATCTATGGTACAAAAAAGTAGAGTGCTGGCCAGAGTTTGCGAGGGAGTTGACTCCTTTAGGTTGGGATTGGGCTCCAAAGTCTATTTCACAGCGTTTGAATGATATTAATGCAAGAATTGGCGAACTTATGAAGGCAATATAGAAAAAGCCACAGGATACAGGTTGGATGCAGGATATGATGGATTTGTAAAGGATATAGATACTCCTAAGGAGGCGATTAAAGAAGTAAAATTGAGAGTGAAGATGAAGACGAAGGGGAGGTATAACAGGGGGCAAGAGATTGAAAAGTTTTTATTAGAAACTTATGGTAGTGTATGTAATGAGATAAGATGTTATATGGAGGATACCTTTCGAGAACTTTCAGGAGGCCAGTGTGGTTTGGATGAACAGGAGCATGAAGGAGTTGAATTTAGAGTATATCATAAAATACCGACAGATTTGAAGAAGAAGATATAAGGAGGAGAGGAAAATAAAAGTAATAGATTTAGATAAAAGTAAAAGTTGACATGTAAGATTTAAGATATAGAATTAAACAACAGTTAGTCTTACACTAAATGGCTAAAGGAGGGGATGATGAAATTATTTATTGCGAATGTTGGAGTGAACACAAGTCATGTAAGTAAAGGTCTCCGGAGTCCGATATTCTCAGATAAGACCTTTGAGTTTATTCCTATTCCAGAGGAAGAAGAAAGGAAAAAAGTCTTATTTTCTCCTCGATACTGTGAAATTCGGTGTTTCAACAAGCCAAATCTAGCAATTAGCGAGTATTTATGTCCTGAAAGGCGTTCAGATATTGCTCATAATGATCCAGAGTTTAATGATCCAGAGTTTAATGATCCAGAGTTCAAGTCTTTTACTTATGGTGATATTTTTTCTCCACGAGCCGCTAATCTCAAGGAAATACAACCAGATGACCTTCTTTTCTTTCTTGCAAGGTTGTGGTTATATAAAGATGGATTTACTAATGAGAGCGATCTTTACTTCATCGGTTACTTCACGGTAGAAAAAAGATTTGCTCCAAAGACATAATACTACCAGAACCTCAGGATAATAGGATAAAACAGAATGCTCATTTTCGCTGTCTCCAAGAAAATATAGAGACAGATTTTTTCATTATAATAGGGAAATCAGATGCCTCTTACAGATTTAAAAAAGCGTTAAAAGTCAGTTCTAATATAGTGAAAATTCTGTATAACGCAAAAGAATATGACCAAGAGAATGATATTTTTATAGGAAAAGATGGTAAGATATTACGAAATAAGACAAATCCAAGGCCTCGCAGCCTCCAGCGTTTCCCCCAAGTGACAAGAACAGTTCAATCCTTCTTGGACTCTTCTAAAAATAGAGAAGGTGAAAATATAAAAAAATTAATGGGAATAGTAAAGGATTGTATTTAAAAGTGATAGAAGTTCTAAGGCAAAGAGGTAAGGTAACTAATGCCTGATTTTTGAGTATCATTGTGAGGAGTGTAAGCGTATTTTAGGTAAGCGGTTTGAGGGAGTTCATAAGTGGTTGGATGAATTGATGTTTGATAAAAGTATTCCATTATTGTACAGGACGCGGCACCGTAAATTTAGGCATCACAAGGAAGGGATTGAGCAAGTTAGAAAGATGTGGGGTGATGAGGCAGCGAAGGCGGCTGAAATACATATAAGAACAGACTTAAAAAGTGACGGCTGGCCAGAACATAATCCAATCTCTTTAAATAAGGAACACTTTGAGAGAAGTGGGTTGTGGTGAGGAGGTAATATGAAAGGAATAGCAGTTAAGGATTTCAAAAACAAAAAGGGGGTTTCAAAGATTCTTGAAGAAAACTCAAAGTTTTGGGAAACAGACATTGTGGAAGATGTATCTAAGAATAAACTTGTTCATATTTATAGAGTATATTTTGACAAGGAAGGTAAACCGATAGTAGTTAAAACCTATGATAAAAAAGGTAGAAGCTTGAGTCGTATTGGCATTGGGATAGAAGAGTCAAATACTCCCACAACTTCAAAAGGAAGAGTAGTATACATATATCGTAAGAAGAACAAAAGAGATAAATTAGAGGATGGGATATATTATAATTTTATAGTGCATAACAAGAATGGCAAAGAATTAGAACGTGCAGAGTATTACGGGGAAAAGCTATATAAGAAATGTAAAAGAGATAGGAAGGGAAAGAAGATTGAATTAAGTTACGGCTATGATATAAATGGAACACTTGAAAACACATGTAAAAACTATTACGACAAAAATGAGAATATAATAAAGCAAGAGTCTTCCTTTAAAGGATTATATGGTTGGGACATTGGAGAGCATAGAATATTCTATTATGACAAGAACTCAAGGCTTATAAGGACAGAAATATTTTCAAATGGTAAACTTAGGAGTGTAGAACATCGCAAATATTCTAAAAAAGGAAACTTAATAGAGATAAAATCTAAGTGGTTAAAAGAATCTCATGCTACGATTTATCTCTGGGATGAAGAGAGCAATCTTATTCAACAAGAACTTATATATTCTAATTCCATTCTGCTCTGGAAAATAAATTATGTATACGACCAGTCGAAAAGGTTAGTTAAAAAGGACTGGTTTAATTCTGAAGGCAGTCTTAAAATATGGGAAACATATGAGTATAATGAGAATAACAGAATCGCTAAGGAGGAAAAACTGAATTCCGACCACGAAGGTGATAGATGCACTACATACGAATATGATGAGAAAGGCAGGAAAGTTAGAGAAAATTGGC
The bacterium genome window above contains:
- a CDS encoding ATP-binding protein, which translates into the protein MDEADTILTRRVSADRHTDVSYNRNVLVLMQEIENFEGILILTTNRVDILDNALDRRIAFKIEFDLPGIAEREKIWQVLVPDKVVIDTGVDFSVLAKRFPFAGGNIKNAVFWAIMKAGERSPTSPILKMEDLLSAGEREYSKMNKNSKSRIGF